The Microcebus murinus isolate Inina chromosome 4, M.murinus_Inina_mat1.0, whole genome shotgun sequence genome has a segment encoding these proteins:
- the TTC36 gene encoding tetratricopeptide repeat protein 36 — protein MGTPNDQAVLQAIFNPDTPFGDVELDLGEAEKEELDEDGVFPQAQLEQSKALELQGVMAAEAGDLSTALERFGQAICLLPERASAYNNRAQARRLQGDVAGALEDLERAVELSGGRGRAARQSFVQRGLLARLQGRDDDARRDFELAARLGSPFARRQLVLLNPYAALCNRMLADMMGQLRSPRNGR, from the exons ATGGGGACTCCAAATGATCAGGCAGTTTTGCAGGCCATCTTCAACCCTGACACCCCATTTGGAGATGTGGAGTTGGACCTAGgagaagcagaaaaggaagaacTAGATGAAG ATGGAGTATTCCCTCAAGCACAGTTGGAGCAGTCCAAGGCCCTGGAGCTGCAGGGGGTGATGGCAGCAGAGGCTGGGGACCTCAGCACAGCCCTGGAGAGGTTTGGCCAAGCCATCTGCCTGTTGCCTGAGAGGGCATCAGCCTACAACAACCGAGCCCAGGCCCGGCGACTTCAGGGAGATGTGGCAG GCGCCCTGGAGGACCTGGAGCGCGCCGTGGAGCTAAGCGGCGGCCGAGGCCGCGCCGCCCGCCAGAGCTTCGTGCAGCGCGGGCTCCTGGCGCGGCTGCAGGGCCGGGATGACGATGCCCGCAGGGACTTCGAGCTGGCGGCGCGGCTGGGCAGCCCCTTCGCGCGGCGCCAGCTGGTGCTGCTCAACCCCTACGCCGCGCTGTGCAACCGCATGCTGGCTGACATGATGGGGCAGCTGCGCAGCCCCCGCAACGGGCGCTGA
- the TMEM25 gene encoding transmembrane protein 25 isoform X2, translating into MALPPGLATLSHTLLLLPALLSSVKPEIAQVGAKYQEAQGPGLLVVLFALVRANPPANVTWIDQNGPVTVNTSDFLVLDAQNYPWLTNHTVQLQLHSLAHNLSVVATNDVGVTSASLPAPGLLATRVEVPLLGIVVAGGLALGTLVGFSTLVACLVCRKEKKTKGPSRRPSLVSSDSNNLKLNNVRLPRENMSLPSNLQLNDLTPDSRGKSADQQMTRNNSRPELLDPEPGGLLTSRGFIRLPMLGYIYRVSSVSSDEIWL; encoded by the exons ATGGCGCTGCCTCCAGGCCTGGCTACCCTCTCGCACACACTGCTGCTCCTGCCAGCCCTTCTGAGCTCAG TTAAGCCGGAGATTGCCCAGGTCGGGGCCAAGTACCAGGAAGCTCAGGGCCCAGGCCTCCTGGTTGTTCTGTTTGCTCTGGTGCGTGCCAACCCACCTGCCAATGTCACTTGGATCGACCAGAATGGGCCAGTGACTGTCAACACCTCTGACTTCCTGGTGCTGGATGCCCAGAACTACCCCTGGCTCACCAACCACACTGTGCAGCTGCAGCTCCACAGCCTGGCACACAACCTCTCAGTGGTGGCCACCAATGACGTGGGTGTCACCAGTGCCTCCCTACCAGCCCCAG GGCTCCTGGCCACTCGGGTAGAAGTGCCACTGCTGGGCATTGTTGTAGCTGGAGGGCTTGCCCTGGGCACCCTCGTGGGGTTCAGCACCTTGGTGGCCTGCCTGGTctgcaggaaagagaagaagaccAAAG GCCCCTCCCGGCGCCCATCTCTGGTCTCTAG TGACTCCAACAACCTGAAACTCAACAATGTGCGCCTGCCACGGGAGAACATGTCCCTCCCATCCAACCTTCAGCTCAATGACCTCACTCCAGATTCCAGAG GGAAATCGGCAGACCAGCAGATGACTCGGAACAACAGCCGGCCAGAGCTTCTGGACCCAGAGCCCGGTGGCCTCCTCACCAGCCGAG GCTTCATCCGCCTCCCAATGCTGGGCTACATCTATCGAGTGTCCAGCGTGAGCAGTGATGAGATCTGGCTCTGA
- the TMEM25 gene encoding transmembrane protein 25 isoform X1: MALPPGLATLSHTLLLLPALLSSGWGELAPQIDGQTWAERALRENERHAFTCQVAGGPGTPRLAWYLDGQLQEASTSRLLSVGGEAFSGGTSTFTITAQRAQHELNCSLRDPGSGQSANASVILNVQFKPEIAQVGAKYQEAQGPGLLVVLFALVRANPPANVTWIDQNGPVTVNTSDFLVLDAQNYPWLTNHTVQLQLHSLAHNLSVVATNDVGVTSASLPAPGLLATRVEVPLLGIVVAGGLALGTLVGFSTLVACLVCRKEKKTKGPSRRPSLVSSDSNNLKLNNVRLPRENMSLPSNLQLNDLTPDSRGKSADQQMTRNNSRPELLDPEPGGLLTSRGFIRLPMLGYIYRVSSVSSDEIWL, from the exons ATGGCGCTGCCTCCAGGCCTGGCTACCCTCTCGCACACACTGCTGCTCCTGCCAGCCCTTCTGAGCTCAG GTTGGGGGGAGTTGGCGCCACAAATAGATGGTCAGACCTGGGCTGAGCGGGCACTCCGAGAGAATGAGCGCCACGCCTTCACCTGCCAAGTGGCAGGGGGCCCTGGCACCCCCCGATTGGCCTGGTACCTGGATGGACAGCTGCAGGAGGCCAGCACCTCAAGACTGCTGAGCGTGGGCGGGGAGGCCTTCTCTGGGGGCACCAGCACCTTTACCATCACTGCCCAGCGGGCCCAGCACGAACTCAACTGCTCCCTGCGGGACCCGGGCAGTGGCCAGTCAGCCAATGCCTCCGTCATTCTCAATGTGCAAT TTAAGCCGGAGATTGCCCAGGTCGGGGCCAAGTACCAGGAAGCTCAGGGCCCAGGCCTCCTGGTTGTTCTGTTTGCTCTGGTGCGTGCCAACCCACCTGCCAATGTCACTTGGATCGACCAGAATGGGCCAGTGACTGTCAACACCTCTGACTTCCTGGTGCTGGATGCCCAGAACTACCCCTGGCTCACCAACCACACTGTGCAGCTGCAGCTCCACAGCCTGGCACACAACCTCTCAGTGGTGGCCACCAATGACGTGGGTGTCACCAGTGCCTCCCTACCAGCCCCAG GGCTCCTGGCCACTCGGGTAGAAGTGCCACTGCTGGGCATTGTTGTAGCTGGAGGGCTTGCCCTGGGCACCCTCGTGGGGTTCAGCACCTTGGTGGCCTGCCTGGTctgcaggaaagagaagaagaccAAAG GCCCCTCCCGGCGCCCATCTCTGGTCTCTAG TGACTCCAACAACCTGAAACTCAACAATGTGCGCCTGCCACGGGAGAACATGTCCCTCCCATCCAACCTTCAGCTCAATGACCTCACTCCAGATTCCAGAG GGAAATCGGCAGACCAGCAGATGACTCGGAACAACAGCCGGCCAGAGCTTCTGGACCCAGAGCCCGGTGGCCTCCTCACCAGCCGAG GCTTCATCCGCCTCCCAATGCTGGGCTACATCTATCGAGTGTCCAGCGTGAGCAGTGATGAGATCTGGCTCTGA